A window of Solea solea chromosome 18, fSolSol10.1, whole genome shotgun sequence contains these coding sequences:
- the LOC131444323 gene encoding lysophosphatidylserine lipase ABHD12-like, with product MWKPLSFLISAYISVPVVLFLFPWILDYAIFAHLLKIPFFVDLSRPEDVLDHTCNFYLSTDEGVSVGVWHTLPASQWEEAAGKSPEWYRGTLGDGRPVIIYHHGNVGTRAKTNRVELLKLLSAADYHVLSLDYRGFGDSSGEPSEAGLTSDALYLYQWVKQQNGESFVCLWGHSLGSGVVTNAAVRLQEQGSPADAVVLEGPYTRMREVVAIHPLTKLWNFLPGFESLIWHILEKNNIEFANDKNLKTLTSPLLILHSEDDNIVPYQMGLKLHQISVQARKERDIDAPVEMVSYDANLGYSHNRIYLDPNLANVVRGFLQRLRQ from the exons ATGTGGAAACCATTGTCCTTTCTGATCTCTGCCTACATCTCAGTGCCTGTTGTTCTCTTCCTGTTCCCATGGATACTGGACTACGCCATATTTGCCCACTTGT TGAAGATTCCATTCTTCGTGGATCTCAGTCGACCTGAAGACGTTCTGGACCACACGTGCAACTTCTACCTCAGCACGGACGAGGGCGTCTCAGTGGGAGTCTG GCATACACTCCCTGCCAGCCAATGGGAGGAGGCCGCGGGGAAAAGCCCCGAGTGGTACCGGGGGACGCTGGGAGACGGCCGTCCTGTTATTATCTATCACCATGGAAACGTAGGAACCAG GGCCAAAACAAACCGAGTAGAACTGTTGAAG CTCTTAAGTGCAGCAGATTATCACGTCTTGTCTTTAGACTACAGAG GTTTTGGAGACTCTAGCGGTGAGCCAAGTGAGGCTGGCTTGACCAGTGACGCCCTCTACCTGTACCAGTGGGTAAAGCAGCAAAACGGAGAgagttttgtctgtctgtggggACACTCACTCGGCTCTGG agtGGTGACAAATGCTGCTGTGAGACTACAAGAACAAG GGTCCCCGGCTGACGCTGTAGTCCTCGAAGGGCCGTACACAAGAATGAGAGAAGTCGTGGCCATTCATCCCCTCACTAAG TTGTGGAACTTCCTGCCAGGATTTGAGAGCCTGATTTGGCACATTCTGGAAAAGAACAATATAGAATTTGCAAATGATAAAAA TTTAAAGACTTTGACCAGTCCACTCCTTATTCTGCATTCGGAGGATGACAACATTGTACCGTATCAGATGGGTTTGAAG CTTCACCAGATATCCGTCCAGGCTCGGAAAGAACGCGACATCGACGCTCCGGTGGAAATGGTCTCCTACGACGCAAATCTTGGCTACTCCCACAACCGCATCTACTTAGACCCCAACCTGGCCAATGTAGTCAG GGGTTTCCTTCAAAGGCTGAGACAGTAG
- the pygl gene encoding glycogen phosphorylase, liver form — translation MATPLTDQEKRKQISIRGIVGVENVAELKKGFNRHLHFTLVKDRNIATPRDYYFALAHTVRDHLVGRWIRTQQFYYEADPKRVYYLSLEFYMGRTLQNTMINLGLQNACDEAIYQLGLDMEELEEMEEDAGLGNGGLGRLAACFLDSMATLGLAAYGYGIRYEYGIFNQKIRDGWQVEEADDWLRHGNPWEKARPEYMLPVHFYGRVEETKEGPKWVNTQVVLAMPYDTPIPGYMNNTVNTMRLWSARAPNDFNLSDFNVGDYIEAVLDRNLAENISRVLYPNDNFFEGKELRLKQEYFVVAATLQDIIRRFKTTKKGTPARTSFKNFPDKCAIQLNDTHPAMAIPELMRIFVDIEKLDWDTAWDLTRRTFAYTNHTVLPEALERWPVHLLETLLPRHLQIIYKINQSHLDKIATLFPKDMAKIRKMSLIEEDGCKRVNMAHLCIVGSHAVNGVAEIHSKIIKTDVFRDFSDLEPDKFQNKTNGITPRRWLLLCNPGLAELIAEAIGEDYVKDLSQLQKLNDFVEDAAFIRDVSKVKQDNKAKFAQYLETEYRVNINPASMFDVHVKRIHEYKRQLLNCLHIIAMYNRIRTNPTAPFVPRTVIIGGKAAPGYHMAKMIIKLITSVADVVNNDPVVGNKLKVIFLENYRVSLAEKVIPATDLSEQISTAGTEASGTGNMKFMLNGALTIGTMDGANVEMAEEAGEENLFIFGMRVEDVAEMDKQGYDAMTYYKKIPVLKQVMDQIMSGFFSPKNPELFKDLTNMLLKHDRFKVFADFEDYMQCQERVSQLYQNPNEWTKMVIKNIAATGKFSSDRTITEYATEVWGVEPTDLKIPPPNEPREAIEETVRALKKM, via the exons ATGGCGACTCCTCTCACCGACCAGGAGAAGCGCAAGCAGATCAGCATCAGAGGCATCGTGGGCGTGGAGAACGTGGCCGAGCTGAAGAAGGGCTTCAACCGACACCTGCACTTCACTCTGGTCAAAGACAGGAACATCGCAACGCCCAGGGATTATTACTTTGCCCTGGCGCACACTGTGAGGGATCACCTGGTGGGGAGATGGATCAGAACACAGCAGTTTTACTATGAGGCAGACCCAAAG AGGGTGTATTATCTGTCCCTGGAGTTCTACATGGGCAGGACGCTGCAAAACACCATGATCAACCTGGGGCTGCAGAACGCCTGCGATGAAGCCATCTACCAG cTCGGCCTGGacatggaggagctggaggaaatGGAGGAGGATGCCGGTCTGGGGAATGGAGGTCTTGGCAGACTGGCAG CATGCTTCCTGGATTCAATGGCCACCTTGGGTCTGGCGGCGTACGGTTATGGGATTCGATATGAATATGGAATCTTTAACCAGAAGATAAGAGACGGCTGGCAG GTGGAGGAGGCAGATGATTGGCTGAGACATGGAAACCCCTGGGAGAAAGCGCGTCCCGAGTACATGCTGCCCGTTCACTTCTATGGACGAGTGGAGGAGACCAAAGAAGGCCCCAAATGGGTCAACACTCAG GTGGTGCTGGCGATGCCGTACGACACACCCATCCCTGGCTACATGAACAACACTGTCAACACCATGAGGCTGTGGTCTGCACGCGCTCCCAATGACTTCAACCTGAGTGACT TTAATGTTGGAGATTACATCGAGGCTGTGCTGGACAGAAATCTGGCAGAGAACATCTCCCGTGTGCTTTACCCCAACGACAAT TTCTTTGAAGGAAAAGAGCTTCGTCTGAAGCAGGAATATTTCGTGGTGGCCGCCACGCTTCAGGACATCATCCGCCGCTTCAAGACCACGAAGAAAGGCACGCCCGCTCGCACGTCCTTCAAGAACTTCCCTGACAAG TGTGCCATCCAGCTGAACGACACTCATCCAGCCATGGCCATCCCAGAGCTGATGAGGATCTTTGTGGACATTGAGAAACTCGACTGGGACACG GCCTGGGATCTCACCAGACGCACCTTCGCCTACACCAACCACACGGTTCTCCCTGAGGCTCTGGAGCGATGGCCTGTTCACCTGCTGGAGACACTTCTGCCGCGACACCTGCAGATCATCTACAAGATCAACCAGAGCCACCTCGAT AAAATCGCAACCCTTTTCCCCAAAGACATGGCCAAAATTAGGAAAATGTCTCTGATTGAGGAGGACGGCTGCAAGAGAGTGAACATGGCTCACCTGTGCATCGTAGGCTCTCACGCCGTGAACGGAGTCGCCGAGATACACTCCAAGATCATCAAGACTGACGT ATTTCGTGATTTCAGTGACCTGGAACCGGACAAGTTTCAGAACAAAACCAACGGCATCACTCCGAGACGCTGGCTGCTGCTCTGTAATCCTGGACTGGCGGAGCTCATCGCTGAG GCCATCGGGGAGGATTACGTCAAGGACCTGAGTCAGCTTCAGAAGCTGAATGACTTTGTGGAGGATGCTGCGTTCATCCGTGACGTCTCTAAAGTGAAACAG GACAACAAGGCCAAGTTTGCCCAGTACCTGGAGACGGAGTACAGGGTGAACATAAACCCGGCCTCCATGTTTGACGTCCATGTGAAGAGAATCCACGAGTACAAGCGGCAGCTGCTCAACTGCCTGCACATCATCGCCATGTACAACC GCATCCGAACAAATCCCACTGCGCCGTTTGTGCCACGGACAGTGATCATCGGCGGGAAG GCTGCTCCGGGGTATCACATGGCCAAAATGATCATCAAGCTGATCACATCGGTGGCTGACGTGGTGAACAACGACCCGGTGGTGGGGAACAAGCTGAAGGTCATCTTCCTGGAGAACTACCGAGTGTCTCTCGCAGaaaaag tGATTCCTGCGACAGATCTGTCGGAGCAGATCTCCACCGCTGGCACTGAAGCCTCAGGAACGGGAAACATGAAGTTCATGCTGAACGGAGCGCTGACCATCGGCACCATGGACGGAGCCAACGTGGAGATGGCCGAGGAAGCCGGAGAGGAGAACCTGTTCATCTTCGGCATGAGGGTGGAGGACGTGGCTGAGATGGACAAACAGGG ATACGACGCCATGACGTACTACAAGAAGATCCCTGTGCTGAAACAAGTGATGGACCAGATCATGAGCGGCTTTTTCAGCCCCAAAAATCCGGAGCTTTTCAAAGACCTCACAAACATGCTCTTAAAACATGACCG TTTCAAAGTGTTTGCAGACTTTGAAGACTATATGCAATGTCAAGAGAGAGTCAGCCAACTCTATCAG AATCCAAACGAGTGGACAAAGATGGTGATCAAGAACATCGCAGCGACGGGGAAGTTCTCCAGTGACCGCACCATCACCGAGTACGCCACCGAGGTGTGGGGCGTCGAGCCCACCGACCTGAAAATCCCGCCGCCCAACGAGCCGCGAGAGGCCATCGAGGAAACGGTCCGAGCGCTGAAGAAAATGTga